Genomic window (Desulfatiglans sp.):
CTTCATGGAACTGCTCTGCCCTGTCTGCCATGCATTATTAACAACCCTTTTCAGTTCAGGATATTCATTGTCGTTAATAAGCGGGAGATCCGGTTGTGTAACAATGATTATCTCATCAATAATGGAGGCCAGGATATTTTCTATCACAATAGAGACAAGGGTTTTACCCCCTATTTGAAGCATCTGTTTTGGCTTACCCATCCTGCTTGACCCGCCCGCAGCAAGTATTATCGCTGTAACATGTCCATTACATGTAAATGGTTTAATAAATGTTCGCTCTTTATGGGAGGTGATAATAGTTTTCTTAACACCCCCGTCAAAAAGGAAGGATGAAATCTCCCTTGCTGTCTTTATATCATCCCTTGTATCAGCCTTGTTAATAAGGGGAATAAATGCGGCATCTTTGGGCACCCCCTTCATGCCGCCCATGGGGTGAAGCAGCGTCTTTGCTATGACTTCAGGGGTAATAATCGCACCTTTCTTAAGCCCTGTAATCTCAGTAATCCTATCTGTTCGGTGAGTCCATTCTTCGTTAAGGGGCTTATTGACCACTTCAGCGCCCACAACAGGTATCACTATTGTGCTTAAGGGAGGGATTACAGGCTCATGATCATTGGGCGCCTTGAACGGAAGGTTTCTTGAGCCATCCGCTTCAACAATCGTGACATCGGCCAGTCTGCTCATATCAGGGACAAGTAATGGATCAAGGCCCTTTAATTTTTCTTTATCATGTGAATC
Coding sequences:
- the yqeC gene encoding putative selenium-dependent hydroxylase accessory protein YqeC; translated protein: MNKENKALSISSAIGIKSGDVISLVGGGGKTTTMYYLAEELVKSGLKVIITTTTHIFPPDDSYTLLLTKDPNDLERTFKYVNPLVVADSHDKEKLKGLDPLLVPDMSRLADVTIVEADGSRNLPFKAPNDHEPVIPPLSTIVIPVVGAEVVNKPLNEEWTHRTDRITEITGLKKGAIITPEVIAKTLLHPMGGMKGVPKDAAFIPLINKADTRDDIKTAREISSFLFDGGVKKTIITSHKERTFIKPFTCNGHVTAIILAAGGSSRMGKPKQMLQIGGKTLVSIVIENILASIIDEIIIVTQPDLPLINDNEYPELKRVVNNAWQTGQSSSMK